A stretch of DNA from Lotus japonicus ecotype B-129 chromosome 4, LjGifu_v1.2:
aaaattatcacATAATTTATCcttatttatgaaaaaaaatgtattatattAAGCTCCTCATGTGTTGGTTCCAATCTTTAGGAGGGAAAACGCAACAGGTGTTGGTGATGGTGACGAAAGCAATGAGTTCCATACAAGACGCGATCACACGCATTCTCAGAAACCCAAACACCGTCACTTCCACCCACCACGCCAAGCAACTCCATGCTTACATTCTGAAGACGAGAGGAACACTTCACTCCGACAACTCCCTCGTACTCTCACTCTACTCCAACCTCAACCTCCTCCACCACTCCCTCCTCCTCTTCCGCTCCCTCCCCTCTCCTCCGCCACCTCTAGCATGGTCCTCCCTCATCAAATGCTACACCTCTCACTCCCTCTATCACCTCTCCTTCTCTTCCTTCAATGCCATGCGCGCTCTGGGAATCTCCCCGACCCGCCACTTCTTCCCTTCCCTCCTCAAAGCTTCCACCCTTTTGAACCACCCCCACCTCGCTCTCTCCCTCCACGCCGCTGCCATTCGGCTTGGTCTTGATTTTGACCTCTACACTGCCAATGCTTTGATGAACATGTACTGTAAGGTTCAGAACTTGGGTGGGTTCGGGTCTGCTAACAAGGTGTTTGATGAAAATCCTCAGCGAGGGAAGGGCTGTAAGTGTGAGATAGATAGTGTTAGGAAGGTTTTTGATTTGATGCCCGCGAGGGATGTTGTTTCCTGGAACACTGTCATTGCTGGGAATGCTCAGAACGGGATGTTCCGGGAAGCGTTGGACATGGTTAGGGAGATGGGGGATGATAAGTTGAAGCCTGACTCCTTCACTTTATCCAGCATCCTTCCCATTTTTGCAGAGCATGTTGATGTTGTGAAAGGAATGGAGATTCATGGGTATGCTATCAGGCATGGGTTTGATGGGGATGTTTTCATTGGAAGTAGCTTGATTGACATGTATGCAAAATGTAATCGAGTGGAACATTCGCTTCGTGCATTTTACCTTTTGCCCTACCGAGATGCCATCTCTTGGAACTCTATCATTGCAGGTTGTGTGCAGAATGGCAAATTTGATCAAGGGATTGGTTTTTTTCGGCAGATGTTGAAGGCGAAAGTGAAACCTATGCAAGTCTCCTTCTCCAGTGTCATACCCGCTTGTGCTCACTTGACGGCTTTGAATTTGGGGAAGCAGCTTCATGGATGCATAATTAGGCTTGggtttgatgataacaagtttatagCTAGCTCTCTGGTGGACATGTATGCCAAATGTGGGAACATTAAGATGGCAAGGTATATTTTTGACAAGATAGAGACACGTGACATGGTGGCATGGACTGCCATCATTATGGGATGCGCCATGCACGGGCATGCCCTTGATGCAGTTTCCTTGTTTGAGAAGATGTTAGAGGATGGAGTAAGGCCCTGCTATGTGGCATTTATGGCTGTTTTAACTGCATGTAGTCATGCTGGGTTGGTAGATGAAGGCTGGAAGTATTTTAACAGTATGGAAAAGGATTTCAGGATTGCTCCTGGCCTGGAGCACTATGCTGCTGTTGCAGACCTGCTTGGCAGAGCTGGAAGATTGGAGGAAGCCTATGACTTTATTTCTAACATGGGAATACAGCCAACAGGAAGTGTGTGGTCAACATTGTTGGCTGCTTGTAGGGCTCATAAGAGTGTAGAATTAGCTGAAAAGGTT
This window harbors:
- the LOC130712069 gene encoding putative pentatricopeptide repeat-containing protein At3g23330, whose translation is MVTKAMSSIQDAITRILRNPNTVTSTHHAKQLHAYILKTRGTLHSDNSLVLSLYSNLNLLHHSLLLFRSLPSPPPPLAWSSLIKCYTSHSLYHLSFSSFNAMRALGISPTRHFFPSLLKASTLLNHPHLALSLHAAAIRLGLDFDLYTANALMNMYCKVQNLGGFGSANKVFDENPQRGKGCKCEIDSVRKVFDLMPARDVVSWNTVIAGNAQNGMFREALDMVREMGDDKLKPDSFTLSSILPIFAEHVDVVKGMEIHGYAIRHGFDGDVFIGSSLIDMYAKCNRVEHSLRAFYLLPYRDAISWNSIIAGCVQNGKFDQGIGFFRQMLKAKVKPMQVSFSSVIPACAHLTALNLGKQLHGCIIRLGFDDNKFIASSLVDMYAKCGNIKMARYIFDKIETRDMVAWTAIIMGCAMHGHALDAVSLFEKMLEDGVRPCYVAFMAVLTACSHAGLVDEGWKYFNSMEKDFRIAPGLEHYAAVADLLGRAGRLEEAYDFISNMGIQPTGSVWSTLLAACRAHKSVELAEKVVDKILLVDPENMGAYVLMSNIYSAAKRWKDAAKLRIHMRSKGLKKTPACSWIEIGNKVHTFLAGDKSHPYYDKINEALNILLEQMEKEGYVLDTSEVLHDVDDEYKRDLLRTHSERLAIAFGIISTTSGTTIRVIKNIRVCVDCHTAIKFISKIVGREIVVRDNSRFHHFMNGSCSCGDYW